In Sphingobacterium zeae, one genomic interval encodes:
- a CDS encoding pyridoxal phosphate-dependent aminotransferase, whose translation MSTPSYLSDRINNLSESATLKMTKLGRELAAKGVNVISLSVGEPDFNTPEHVKDAAKKALDENWTRYSPVPGYPELRQAIVNKLKTENNLDYDISQIVVSTGAKQSLSNVILTLINPGDEVIIPTPYWVSYSEMVVLAEGKSVFINTEIDNNFKITPAQLEAAITPRTKLFMFSSPNNPTGTVYSKDELAALAEVFEKHPQVFILSDEIYEHINFVDKHESIAQFESIKDRVIIINGFSKAFAMTGWRLGYIAANKTIAAANDKLQGQTTSGTCSISQRAGIVAYEQGLESVNKMKEAFARRRQLVYDLLTEIPGVRTNLPEGAFYFFPEISSFFGKKDQDGNVIKNSSDLALYLLNVGHVATVGGDSFGNDNYIRLSYAASDESLIEALKRIKEALGKLA comes from the coding sequence ATGAGCACACCATCATACTTATCAGACAGGATAAATAATTTGTCCGAATCGGCTACACTTAAAATGACCAAGTTGGGCCGCGAATTAGCAGCAAAAGGCGTTAATGTAATTAGCCTTAGCGTAGGTGAACCTGATTTCAACACGCCTGAGCATGTAAAAGATGCAGCGAAGAAAGCCCTAGATGAAAACTGGACGCGTTATTCGCCTGTGCCAGGATATCCTGAATTGCGCCAGGCAATTGTAAACAAGTTGAAGACAGAAAACAATTTAGATTATGATATTTCTCAAATTGTTGTTTCTACAGGTGCAAAACAATCCCTGTCTAATGTGATTTTGACTTTGATCAACCCTGGTGATGAGGTAATTATCCCAACACCTTATTGGGTATCATACTCCGAAATGGTCGTTTTAGCAGAAGGTAAATCGGTATTTATCAATACTGAAATCGACAATAACTTTAAGATAACACCAGCACAATTGGAGGCGGCAATTACACCAAGAACCAAATTGTTTATGTTCTCATCGCCAAACAACCCAACAGGAACAGTTTACAGCAAAGATGAATTGGCTGCATTAGCCGAAGTTTTCGAAAAACATCCGCAGGTATTTATTCTATCTGATGAAATCTATGAACATATCAATTTTGTCGATAAACACGAATCCATCGCCCAGTTTGAAAGCATCAAAGATAGAGTGATCATCATCAATGGTTTTTCAAAAGCATTTGCAATGACGGGATGGCGTTTAGGTTATATCGCTGCAAACAAAACCATTGCTGCCGCAAATGATAAGTTACAAGGACAGACTACCTCAGGTACCTGTTCAATTTCTCAACGTGCGGGTATCGTCGCTTATGAACAAGGATTAGAATCTGTCAACAAAATGAAAGAAGCTTTCGCTCGTCGTCGCCAATTGGTATACGATCTATTGACTGAAATCCCTGGCGTAAGAACAAATCTTCCGGAAGGTGCATTCTATTTCTTCCCAGAAATCTCTTCGTTCTTTGGTAAAAAAGACCAAGATGGTAATGTCATTAAAAACTCATCTGATTTGGCTTTGTACTTATTGAATGTTGGTCACGTAGCCACTGTAGGTGGAGATTCATTTGGTAACGACAACTACATCCGTTTGTCCTATGCAGCTTCAGATGAAAGTTTGATCGAAGCTTTAAAAAGAATCAAAGAAGCATTAGGCAAATTAGCATAA
- a CDS encoding cation diffusion facilitator family transporter, giving the protein MSRQRRLILLSLFTGIGLMVVKFFAYFLTDSSAIFTDAAESIVNVIASGFAFYSIYLSAQPKDENHPYGHGKVEFFSVFLEGGLIFIAGAIILAKACYNLFFPAELTHLEQGIYLIGITSVINFAVGFYIMKRGRALGSITLVADGKHLQVDAYSTVGLILGLLLMRLTGFQWIDVVISMVLGLFILFNGYKLLRQSIGGLMDESDIALVQDVVEILERNRKNEWIDVHNLRVQRYGNELHVDCHLTLPSYLDLIQVHDEISAVDKIVNKEMSVRTEFFVHADPCLPQCCQYCQVGNCPIRSEQFRGRISWDTDNVTRNQKHFLYAIAE; this is encoded by the coding sequence ATGTCAAGACAAAGAAGATTGATCTTATTATCGCTTTTCACCGGGATAGGTTTGATGGTCGTAAAGTTTTTTGCCTACTTCTTAACGGATTCCAGCGCAATCTTTACAGATGCGGCAGAAAGCATCGTCAATGTGATCGCTTCAGGTTTTGCATTTTATAGTATTTATCTCTCGGCGCAGCCCAAGGATGAGAATCATCCCTACGGGCACGGCAAAGTGGAGTTCTTTTCGGTATTTCTGGAAGGTGGACTTATTTTTATCGCAGGTGCAATAATCCTCGCCAAGGCTTGTTACAATCTATTCTTTCCCGCTGAATTGACACATCTTGAACAAGGAATTTATCTGATAGGTATTACGTCTGTGATCAATTTTGCTGTCGGATTCTATATTATGAAGCGTGGCCGTGCGCTAGGATCCATTACTTTGGTGGCAGATGGAAAACATCTACAGGTAGATGCCTATAGTACGGTCGGATTGATACTGGGGTTACTATTGATGAGACTGACAGGTTTCCAATGGATCGATGTGGTCATTTCCATGGTACTGGGGCTTTTTATCCTCTTCAATGGTTATAAGCTACTTCGCCAATCGATCGGTGGATTGATGGATGAATCGGATATAGCGCTCGTACAGGATGTAGTCGAAATTTTGGAACGTAATCGAAAGAATGAATGGATAGATGTCCATAATCTTCGTGTACAACGTTACGGAAATGAACTCCATGTGGATTGCCATCTTACACTTCCTAGTTATCTTGATCTCATTCAGGTACACGATGAAATCTCTGCTGTTGATAAAATTGTCAATAAAGAGATGTCGGTGCGGACTGAATTTTTCGTTCATGCCGATCCCTGTCTCCCGCAATGCTGCCAATATTGTCAGGTCGGCAATTGCCCAATTCGTTCGGAGCAATTTCGAGGACGAATTTCTTGGGACACAGACAATGTTACACGAAATCAGAAACATTTTTTATATGCTATTGCTGAATAA
- the lepA gene encoding translation elongation factor 4: MKHIRNFCIIAHIDHGKSTLADRLLEYTNTISQREAQAQLLDNMDLERERGITIKSHAIQMNYKRDGQEYILNLIDTPGHVDFSYEVSRSIAACEGALLIVDASQGIQAQTISNLYLALEHDLEIIPILNKMDLPGAMPEEVKDQIVDLIGGDRDAIIPASGKTGLGVPDILEAIVDRIPHPVGDPDGPLQALIFDSVFNSFRGIMAYFKVENGEIRKGDRVKFVATGKEYFADEIGTLKLNQVPKEVIKTGDVGYIISGIKEAREVKVGDTITHKDRPCSEAIQGFEEVKPMVFAGIYPVDTEDYEELRESMHRLQLNDASLVFEPESSAALGFGFRCGFLGMLHMEIIQERLEREFDMTVITTVPNVSYKAYMTKDQEEVIVHNPSDLPDPSKLDSIEEPYIKANIITKSDFVGPIMSLCIQKRGTIMNQHYLTSDRVELVFEMPMGEIVFDFYDKLKTISKGYASFDYHQIGYRKSDLVKLDIRLNDEPVDALSSLIHRSNAYDFGKKICEKLKELLPRQQFEIRIQASIGAKIIARETISALRKDVTAKCYGGDISRKRKLLEKQKKGKKRMRQVGNVEIPQSAFMAVLKLD; the protein is encoded by the coding sequence ATGAAGCACATTCGTAATTTCTGTATTATTGCGCATATTGACCATGGCAAAAGTACTTTGGCGGACCGCCTTTTAGAGTATACCAATACCATCAGTCAGCGTGAGGCACAGGCACAATTACTTGATAATATGGATTTGGAACGTGAACGTGGTATTACGATCAAGAGTCACGCCATCCAAATGAATTATAAAAGAGATGGTCAGGAATATATCCTGAACCTGATTGATACCCCGGGACACGTGGATTTTTCTTATGAGGTGTCGCGTTCGATTGCTGCCTGCGAGGGCGCTTTATTGATCGTGGATGCATCTCAAGGTATTCAGGCGCAAACGATTTCAAATTTATATCTGGCGTTGGAACATGATTTGGAAATCATCCCAATTCTCAACAAAATGGACCTTCCTGGTGCTATGCCGGAAGAAGTCAAAGATCAGATTGTGGATTTGATCGGTGGTGACCGCGATGCGATTATTCCTGCATCTGGTAAAACAGGTCTTGGTGTTCCAGATATTTTGGAAGCTATTGTGGACCGTATTCCTCATCCAGTGGGTGATCCTGATGGACCTTTGCAAGCCTTGATTTTCGACTCTGTTTTCAACTCGTTCCGTGGTATCATGGCTTACTTTAAAGTTGAGAATGGTGAAATCCGCAAGGGCGACCGTGTGAAATTTGTTGCTACTGGGAAAGAATATTTTGCCGATGAAATTGGTACACTGAAGTTGAATCAAGTCCCCAAAGAAGTCATTAAGACCGGTGATGTAGGTTATATTATCTCTGGTATCAAGGAGGCACGTGAAGTGAAAGTAGGGGATACCATTACCCATAAAGATCGTCCTTGTTCTGAGGCTATCCAAGGATTTGAAGAGGTGAAGCCGATGGTCTTTGCGGGTATTTATCCCGTCGATACCGAAGATTACGAGGAGTTGCGTGAATCGATGCACCGTTTGCAGCTGAACGATGCTTCTTTGGTGTTTGAACCAGAGTCGTCAGCAGCCTTGGGTTTCGGCTTCCGTTGTGGTTTCTTGGGTATGCTTCACATGGAGATCATTCAGGAACGTCTGGAGCGTGAGTTTGATATGACCGTTATCACGACAGTTCCCAACGTATCGTATAAAGCTTATATGACCAAGGATCAAGAGGAAGTGATTGTACATAATCCATCTGATCTGCCTGATCCAAGTAAATTGGATTCAATTGAAGAACCCTATATCAAAGCTAATATTATTACGAAATCGGATTTCGTAGGACCAATCATGTCACTTTGTATCCAGAAACGTGGTACGATTATGAACCAGCATTATTTGACTTCAGATCGTGTTGAATTGGTTTTTGAGATGCCAATGGGAGAAATTGTATTTGACTTTTATGATAAGTTGAAAACAATATCGAAGGGTTATGCTTCATTCGACTACCACCAGATCGGTTACCGTAAGTCAGATCTGGTAAAATTAGATATCCGATTGAACGATGAACCTGTAGATGCCCTGTCGTCGTTAATTCACAGAAGTAACGCCTATGATTTTGGTAAAAAGATCTGTGAAAAACTGAAAGAACTGTTGCCACGTCAACAATTTGAAATTCGTATCCAAGCGTCAATCGGCGCAAAAATTATCGCACGGGAGACGATCTCCGCTTTACGTAAAGATGTTACGGCAAAATGTTATGGTGGTGACATTTCCCGGAAGCGTAAGCTTTTGGAGAAGCAAAAGAAAGGTAAGAAACGCATGCGTCAGGTTGGGAACGTAGAGATTCCGCAATCTGCATTTATGGCGGTATTGAAATTAGATTAA
- a CDS encoding bifunctional 5,10-methylenetetrahydrofolate dehydrogenase/5,10-methenyltetrahydrofolate cyclohydrolase, with protein MNLLDGKLVSEKIKEQIALDAAEFTTQTGRKPHLVAILVGNDGGSETYVASKMRNCQLVGFESTNIRYDENITEDELIAKVKEINQDESIDGLIVQLPLPKHIDPDKVTEAIDYRKDVDGFHPINLGRMQRNLPCFIPATPYGIMLMLEYYKIDTAGKHAVVVGRSNIVGSPMSILLARNANPGNCTVTLTHSRTKDLKAEVLRGDIVVAAIGKKNFVTADMVKDGAVVIDVGINRETSTATKSGFKLYGDVDFENVAPKASWITPVPGGVGLMTIVGLLKNTLEAAKGTIYPKQ; from the coding sequence ATGAATCTATTAGATGGTAAACTAGTTTCCGAAAAAATTAAAGAACAAATTGCGTTAGATGCGGCTGAATTTACGACACAGACTGGCCGAAAACCTCATTTGGTTGCTATCCTTGTGGGTAATGATGGTGGTAGCGAAACCTATGTGGCTAGTAAAATGCGCAACTGTCAGTTGGTCGGATTTGAATCAACAAACATTCGTTATGATGAAAACATTACAGAGGATGAATTGATCGCTAAGGTCAAAGAAATCAATCAGGATGAGTCTATTGACGGTTTGATTGTTCAGCTGCCTTTACCAAAACATATTGATCCGGATAAAGTTACCGAAGCAATTGATTACCGCAAAGATGTGGATGGTTTCCACCCCATCAACCTCGGGCGCATGCAGCGTAATCTTCCTTGTTTTATTCCAGCTACGCCATATGGTATTATGTTGATGTTGGAGTATTATAAGATCGATACCGCAGGAAAGCACGCTGTAGTGGTTGGAAGAAGCAATATCGTGGGATCCCCGATGAGTATCTTACTGGCTCGTAATGCTAATCCAGGTAATTGTACAGTGACATTGACACATAGCCGCACAAAAGATCTTAAAGCGGAAGTTTTGCGCGGAGACATCGTTGTTGCAGCAATTGGTAAGAAAAATTTTGTTACGGCCGACATGGTTAAAGATGGTGCAGTAGTGATCGATGTGGGTATTAATAGAGAAACTTCTACAGCAACGAAATCCGGTTTTAAGTTATATGGGGATGTTGATTTTGAAAATGTTGCTCCTAAAGCATCGTGGATTACACCTGTACCTGGTGGAGTTGGGCTAATGACTATCGTGGGTTTACTGAAAAATACATTAGAAGCCGCGAAAGGAACAATCTATCCAAAGCAATAA
- a CDS encoding serine hydrolase encodes MRKIFLSFTLVFLSLLSFGQRPSTDKKLESKIKQLIQGFRGDVGIYVHHLKKNKEVNIQADSIFPTASIVKIPILVGIFDKIERGELQLDQQLIYRSNQKYGGSGLMQFFQDSTEVDLKTLIGLMLSYSDNVTSIWNQKLAGGGGAINKLMTDLRLVHTLVKNSQTEGRKSDWERYGWGQTTPKEMADLVTLIREGKVVSAKSSDQMYRLMGNMFYDGRGLSQIPATVKTASKTGSLDDVRNEVILVNAPKGDYVFSIFTKNNADKSWGNTNEAEVLTRKLSKLLWDYYQ; translated from the coding sequence ATGCGCAAAATATTCCTATCATTCACGTTAGTTTTTTTATCGCTATTGTCGTTTGGGCAAAGGCCCTCTACCGATAAAAAACTCGAATCGAAAATAAAACAGCTGATTCAAGGTTTTCGGGGCGATGTTGGCATTTATGTACATCATCTCAAAAAAAATAAAGAGGTCAATATTCAGGCTGACAGCATTTTTCCTACTGCCAGTATTGTCAAAATACCTATTCTAGTTGGCATATTTGATAAAATTGAAAGGGGTGAGTTACAGCTTGATCAGCAATTGATATACCGTAGTAATCAAAAATATGGTGGCTCTGGACTCATGCAATTTTTTCAGGACAGTACAGAAGTGGACCTGAAAACCTTAATTGGTCTAATGCTGTCATATAGCGATAATGTAACCAGTATTTGGAATCAGAAACTCGCAGGGGGGGGAGGCGCAATCAATAAATTAATGACCGACCTTCGACTAGTCCACACCCTCGTAAAAAACTCACAGACTGAGGGACGAAAATCGGATTGGGAAAGATATGGTTGGGGACAGACCACCCCCAAAGAGATGGCTGATTTGGTTACATTGATCCGAGAAGGAAAAGTTGTGTCTGCAAAATCTTCCGATCAGATGTATCGCCTTATGGGAAATATGTTCTATGATGGGCGAGGTCTCTCACAAATTCCAGCAACTGTGAAAACCGCATCGAAAACAGGATCTCTAGATGATGTGCGTAATGAAGTTATTCTAGTCAATGCACCGAAGGGAGATTATGTTTTCAGTATATTCACCAAGAATAATGCTGATAAAAGCTGGGGAAACACCAATGAAGCTGAAGTCCTCACTCGGAAACTTTCCAAATTGCTATGGGACTATTATCAATAA
- a CDS encoding DUF1543 domain-containing protein, which translates to MNLFMILIGCKPKSRRTEQHDIFFGIGDELKDFVDPIRDFWPEADGKIHIDAYRIVRKVGEYEINIVERSDEQTNDSELKLFFVNLGGYKPNEFDEFHYKELIVASSLAKATEKAKRTAFWKHHSSAHIDDKYGLDVDDIYEIEDLLLPRDKEQYSIQIRPNVHQGEDIISNGYFKLSALSFR; encoded by the coding sequence ATGAATTTATTTATGATTTTGATCGGCTGTAAACCGAAAAGTAGACGAACAGAGCAGCATGATATTTTCTTTGGAATCGGTGATGAGCTTAAAGATTTTGTCGATCCCATTAGAGATTTTTGGCCAGAGGCTGATGGTAAAATTCACATTGATGCTTACCGTATTGTCCGTAAGGTCGGAGAGTATGAAATCAACATAGTTGAGAGGAGCGATGAACAAACTAATGATTCCGAATTGAAGTTGTTTTTTGTCAATTTGGGTGGCTACAAACCGAATGAATTTGACGAGTTCCACTACAAAGAACTTATTGTGGCTTCCAGTTTGGCTAAGGCGACTGAAAAGGCGAAGCGTACTGCTTTTTGGAAGCACCACAGTTCGGCACATATCGATGATAAGTATGGCTTGGATGTGGATGATATATATGAGATAGAAGATTTGCTATTACCTCGTGATAAAGAGCAGTATAGTATTCAAATTAGACCAAATGTCCATCAGGGAGAGGATATTATATCTAACGGATATTTTAAACTAAGCGCGTTGTCATTTAGATAA
- a CDS encoding amino acid permease: MLFKKSIPQLIAEANENGEHTLKRTLSSSGLIALGVGAIIGAGLFSLTGIAAAENAGPAVILSFIIAAVGCGFAGLCYAEFASMIPVAGSAYTYSYATMGEFVAWIIGWDLVLEYALAGATVAVSWSQYFNQLLMIFHIQLPDTLLKGPWEGGVVNLPAIVIVCLLSLLLMRGTQESSRVNNILVILKVGVVLIFIALGWSFINPANHDPFIPVNAGEELVKSGQQSFWSFLKSDDFGHFGISGVLRAAGVVFFAFIGFDAVSTAAQEAKNPKKGMPIGIIGSLIICTLLYVLFSYVMTGIENYAMFKGDAKPVATAFAKTGYHFLNTALIITIIAGYTSVILVMLLGQSRVFYSMSKDGLLPKIFSDLSKRQTPWKTNAIFMVFVSIFAGFVPVSDLGHMVSIGTLFAFTLVCVGILVLRKTDPNLERPFKTPLVPFVPVMGILVCILMMASLPIESWERLAIWLAIGLLIYFVYGKKHSVIRKQHQN; the protein is encoded by the coding sequence ATGCTATTTAAAAAATCGATTCCTCAACTGATTGCTGAGGCAAATGAAAATGGTGAACACACGCTAAAAAGGACCCTGTCGAGCTCGGGCCTAATCGCTCTCGGAGTTGGGGCCATCATCGGAGCAGGCCTTTTCTCTTTAACAGGAATTGCTGCCGCTGAAAATGCCGGTCCAGCTGTTATCCTATCTTTCATCATCGCTGCAGTAGGCTGTGGCTTCGCAGGTCTTTGTTACGCGGAATTTGCTTCTATGATTCCTGTGGCGGGGAGTGCATATACATATTCGTACGCTACAATGGGAGAATTTGTTGCTTGGATTATCGGATGGGATCTTGTGCTTGAATATGCATTGGCGGGAGCTACAGTAGCCGTCAGCTGGTCCCAGTATTTCAATCAGCTTCTAATGATATTTCATATTCAACTCCCAGACACCCTGCTCAAAGGTCCTTGGGAAGGCGGAGTTGTCAATTTGCCCGCCATCGTTATTGTCTGTTTACTCTCTCTCCTATTGATGCGCGGCACCCAGGAATCATCCCGTGTAAACAATATATTGGTGATTCTAAAAGTCGGCGTCGTATTGATTTTTATCGCCTTGGGATGGAGCTTCATCAATCCTGCAAACCACGATCCATTTATTCCTGTAAATGCAGGTGAAGAGCTTGTGAAAAGTGGACAACAAAGCTTTTGGTCATTTTTAAAGAGTGATGATTTTGGTCACTTTGGTATTAGTGGAGTATTGCGTGCAGCAGGTGTTGTATTTTTTGCATTTATCGGCTTTGATGCGGTAAGCACCGCTGCTCAAGAAGCAAAGAATCCTAAAAAAGGTATGCCAATAGGCATCATCGGCTCTTTAATAATCTGCACACTTCTGTATGTCTTATTCTCCTACGTGATGACTGGTATTGAAAACTATGCCATGTTTAAAGGCGACGCAAAACCTGTTGCCACCGCTTTTGCGAAAACAGGATATCATTTTCTAAACACTGCATTGATTATTACGATTATTGCGGGTTACACTTCAGTTATTCTCGTGATGTTACTTGGCCAGAGCCGTGTATTCTATTCAATGAGTAAAGATGGTTTACTGCCAAAGATATTTTCAGATCTATCCAAAAGACAGACACCTTGGAAAACCAACGCTATTTTTATGGTATTCGTGAGTATATTCGCAGGTTTCGTTCCGGTTTCAGACCTTGGACATATGGTAAGTATTGGTACACTGTTTGCCTTCACATTGGTTTGCGTAGGTATTTTAGTGCTCCGCAAAACTGATCCTAATTTGGAGCGACCATTTAAAACACCATTAGTACCTTTTGTTCCTGTCATGGGCATCTTAGTTTGTATTTTAATGATGGCTTCGTTACCAATAGAAAGTTGGGAACGTTTAGCGATCTGGCTTGCTATTGGATTGCTGATCTACTTTGTATATGGTAAAAAGCATAGTGTCATTAGAAAACAACATCAGAACTAA
- a CDS encoding NAD(P)-dependent oxidoreductase, giving the protein MKVAVIGSTGYVGSHLVKELANRNYDVVAIARHQENTPSSERVNKLQVDINDNHQLVSALKDVDVVISAFNAGWTNPNLYEDFTKGALAIQQAVKDADVKRFIVIGGAGSLLIDGNRLVDSPDFPKEIKPGALAAADYLDIIKKETELTWTMFSPAIEMNSHAGGVRTGSYRTGLDNPVFDNEGRSKLSVEDLAVAIVDEIANKQFLNRRFTAAY; this is encoded by the coding sequence ATGAAAGTAGCAGTAATTGGATCAACAGGATATGTAGGATCACATCTTGTAAAAGAATTGGCGAACCGTAACTACGACGTCGTTGCTATAGCACGCCACCAGGAAAACACTCCATCGAGTGAAAGAGTAAACAAACTACAAGTAGACATTAATGATAATCATCAATTGGTTTCAGCGCTAAAAGATGTCGATGTTGTCATTTCGGCTTTCAATGCCGGATGGACAAACCCTAATCTTTATGAGGATTTTACGAAAGGTGCATTGGCAATCCAACAAGCTGTCAAAGATGCCGATGTCAAACGCTTTATTGTAATCGGAGGTGCAGGGAGTTTGTTGATTGATGGAAATCGATTGGTCGATTCACCTGATTTTCCAAAAGAAATTAAACCGGGAGCCTTAGCTGCGGCCGACTATTTGGATATCATAAAGAAAGAAACTGAACTTACCTGGACCATGTTCAGTCCAGCGATAGAAATGAATTCTCATGCAGGCGGAGTACGCACTGGTTCGTATCGCACTGGGCTAGATAATCCAGTGTTTGATAACGAAGGCCGTTCCAAATTATCAGTTGAGGATCTTGCTGTCGCAATAGTAGACGAAATTGCGAACAAACAATTCCTCAATAGACGCTTTACAGCGGCGTATTAG
- a CDS encoding Rrf2 family transcriptional regulator → MLHNLRFATALHIMVLAQLEESNQWLSSEYIASSIQINASVVRKEIASLKTASLLISKEGKGGGIRINPNNSAIDLADIYLSTKQAEFGGKFNSPNPDCIVGKNINSRLHDLYQEVDTDIVQRLRKLYLADFSKTFK, encoded by the coding sequence ATGTTACACAACTTGAGATTTGCAACGGCATTACACATTATGGTTCTCGCGCAGCTTGAAGAGTCAAATCAATGGCTTTCTTCTGAGTACATTGCTTCGAGTATCCAGATAAATGCCAGTGTGGTTCGCAAAGAAATTGCCTCTCTCAAAACAGCATCTTTACTCATTAGTAAAGAAGGTAAAGGCGGCGGTATTCGAATCAATCCGAATAATTCAGCGATTGATTTGGCAGATATTTATCTGAGCACCAAACAAGCAGAATTTGGAGGAAAGTTTAACAGCCCAAACCCAGACTGTATTGTTGGTAAAAATATCAATTCCAGATTGCATGATCTTTATCAGGAAGTCGACACTGATATTGTACAGCGTTTGCGAAAGTTATACCTAGCTGATTTTAGTAAAACATTTAAATAA
- a CDS encoding carboxypeptidase-like regulatory domain-containing protein — protein sequence MKILQAILSCSLLMLMSGHLIAQEKTKGIIMELVSGEKIEAAQIQNLRTKAEVQTNRDGSFAIDAAINDLLLIKAVGYEQDTVFIYDNSLRRIYLNRMNNVIQLNEVVVERMTDSRLATEIQREKTAGKYSDASQNRGGIRISPSRIFSKEGKQARSNYKLLVAELEKRAIDRKFTENLIRELTPLSGSDLALFKERFRPSYKFVQNSSQESLKVYIMDSYKKFNEKN from the coding sequence ATGAAAATATTACAAGCGATTCTAAGCTGCTCACTTCTTATGCTAATGAGTGGACATCTCATTGCACAGGAAAAGACAAAGGGAATTATTATGGAACTTGTCAGCGGTGAGAAAATCGAAGCTGCACAAATTCAAAATCTAAGAACAAAGGCTGAAGTACAGACTAATAGAGATGGCTCATTTGCTATTGATGCCGCGATTAACGACCTGCTTTTAATTAAAGCTGTAGGTTATGAACAAGACACAGTCTTTATTTACGATAATAGCCTGCGGAGAATCTATTTGAACAGAATGAATAATGTAATTCAGCTGAATGAAGTTGTTGTCGAACGGATGACCGATAGTAGACTTGCTACTGAAATACAACGAGAAAAGACGGCAGGAAAATATTCGGACGCATCTCAGAACCGCGGGGGCATACGGATTTCTCCAAGTCGAATATTTAGTAAAGAGGGAAAACAAGCGCGTTCAAATTATAAACTACTGGTAGCTGAACTCGAGAAGAGAGCAATTGACAGAAAATTTACAGAGAATCTGATTAGAGAATTGACTCCACTCAGTGGATCGGACCTCGCTTTGTTTAAGGAACGATTTAGACCTTCTTATAAATTCGTCCAAAATAGTAGCCAAGAATCTTTGAAGGTGTATATTATGGATAGCTATAAAAAATTTAACGAGAAAAATTAA